GAGATTTCTGGAGATAAGTTGGATGAAGAAttggaggggggtgggggggtggtaGAAAAAAGTGTATTGTGTGATAGAATTGAGAGCATGTCTGTGTAGATGAGCTGGAAATTGGTTTCTGAGAAAGACGTGTGTGATGCAAACACAGAAATGGAGGGCAGAAGATGAGATGAAagctaaaaagaaaagacatgaGGGAATTTATATAAACACATGGCACACTAACACAAACATACGTCAAAGTCACCTAACCCCCTGTccatataaatacacacatacatgcaataTATAGCATTTTTACAGATGTTAGTACattcatataaatatatataaatatttatacatTACTCTCCCATGCTGCCTTGCTCTCATGAATAAAACACTGGcatgtatacacacaaatatagtCTTTTCACCTgcattgtgtgtatgtaagcacacacacacacacacacacacacacacacacacacacacacacacacacacacacacacactgtgcgcAGCATTAAGTGCTGCTCCAATAGATTACAGAAAAGTTGTAatgctacaaaataaaaaaaataaaactcttgAGTTCACGTTTTGCTTAGAAAGTGTATTGTGCTTTACTTCACTTAGCATACAGTATCTGCAAGGAAATAAAAAGCCTTAAAGTCCTACTCTTGTTGGAAAAGGTACTTTAAGTTTAAATTACAGATAGAGAAATCTATAGTAAAACTGGTACAGCTGTTTTAACAGAGCCTCTGGGTTTACCTCCACTACATTACCATCTCTTGTCTGCTGTTTTGTTGCAGAGATTTGTTTGCTGACACGAGGCAGAAGGACAGCCAGTGTCCGGGCAGACACATACTGTCGCCTGTACTCACTGTCTGTGGACAACTTCAATGAGGTGCTGGAGGAGTATCCTATGATGAGAAGAGCCTTTGAGACTGTTGCCGTGGACCGGCTGGACCGTATtggtaagaaaaataaaattcaaacaacaatttcagagggaaatcattaagatttctttttactacgacaatttcagagggaaatatttaagatttatttttactgtaaacaagaTGACACCAAATGCATTTTGCAAACTTTCATCCGGACCAAGTGTTAACCTCCGGTGCTGAAAAATTATGCCCAATGCGGAAGTGTGTGGATTTTTTATATAATGGAAACCTTAACAACCCTACAATGTGTATTTTTAACATTTGCAAATAAAGCTAATGTTTAATTTTGTCTTACCCAGTCACCATAGTAATGAGTAGACTGCATTACTATGTTAGGAGAAGATGTTATCTCTTCAGCATGCCACACTGACACTTTTAGGAACAAGAACAAGATTTCAAACCAGAGCCAAATCTTTTAGACATAACGCTACGACTGTAAAAAATGTCCACACTGATGCTCATTCAAATGACTGAAAGTACTTTGAAAGTCATCTGCATATAAACATGTGGATAGAGCTGTAGTTTTGAAGTCCCTGCGTGACTTCTTTTACGCATATAATTGATATTCTTTCCATATCCATCGCTGTTCCCAGGCTCACCCTGAGTAGATGAAAAATTCACAATGAAAAGCACGCCTGTATCATCACTCAGCCATAGCAGCATGCTCTGTTTTATCCTCAGCTATGTTTAGAATGGAAGATAGAGAAATTGCTTCAGGGGGTCTCTTTGTAGAAAATGGCTGCTTTGAAAAGATGTGGTGGACTGATAGTGATGTTTCTATGAGATGGTCTCCTGCGTATGTCCTTTCTCCTGAGCTTGATGCTCATGTACACGCTTCTTCCCTAATTAAGTCACTCACACAGCAATGATCCACAAATGAATTACTGTCTTGATGGACTTTGCGCTATCTGATTGGAGGTGTGCAGGTGATAAAGGGTCAGGTGGTGCCAGGGTCACGCGCTGCATCTCTACTAATCTGCCACCAGTCATACCAGAAAATGGAGGGATCGATCTGGGCCTAATTGCATTTACAGTATCTTTGGATTTCACAGCCTTTTGTTAGCACCAAATTGAAAATGGCAGTCATGTGAATTAACCCTGTCATCGCTATTACAACCATTCAGCAATGACTTATGGACTTTGCGGTCAGAGTTGCACACATTTCTCTCGTAGGTTGAGTCAGCAGTTAGTGTGCCTGTCATAGTGACGTAACTCCAACTTGTCTCTTTGACCTTGTGCTCAGCTCACATGGACTTCAGAGTACATGTGCCCATAGGGTGGAAAGTAAAGGAAAACAACTAGGAGCAACACAAATCTCAAATCCCTCATTTTGTTATtgcgttttttttgtgtgtgtcatgaCGTGGCTTATCCCACAGAAGATGTAGTGTTTTAGAATAATAAGATTTCAAGTTTATAACCTGATTTTTAATGTGCTTCCCTTTGATATTACCAGCCAAAAGAGATAGATGTAGGCTTGACCCATTATCTTAGTGCAGATAACACTCTATCACAGGCTGAACCTGCACCTTCTGGTACAATGTTTGCTTTATGTTTTGTCCCTGTTACTTCGGGAATCACAGTAAAAGCTAGTCAAACATACACCGCCTACACCTTAGGCTGTCATCCTGAGCTTCTGTCACCTGGTAGTTATATGTCCCAGCTATCTTTTGTTGTTTCTCTAATTCTGTGCTCTTTTATGTTTTGTCGTTCTCCTTCTGCTCCAGCCCCTGTCTCTTTCTTAAATCTCTTTTCCTCCCTTTATCCCACTTGTGATTTTCAGGTAcacattttttgtctttattttctcccTTCCTGTGCCAGCTTCTTCTATTGGAAAGGGATGTTGGAAAATAGGGTGGTTACTTGAGTACACCCAAATGTCAACCTGGTTCTAACGGCCTACTGTATGCTAATTCTCCTTTtatctctttcttctctcaccTGTCGCTtactatgtgtctgtgtctctgtttgtgtgtgcttttaCAGGCAAGAAAAACTCCATCCTGCAGCACAAGGTACAACACGACCTCAGCTCTGGTGAACTCAACTACCAGGAGAATGAGATCATCCAGCAGATTGTGCAGCATGACAGGGACATGGCCCACTGTGCCCACCTCTTGCAGAACGCCCCACTCCAGACTCCTCCTTCACCTACCCCTGTCATCTGGGCCCCTCTCATCCAGGCCCCTCTACAGGCAGCAGCCACCACCACCTCAGTAGCCATTGCCCTGACACACCATCCACACCTTCCACAAACTCTTTTCAGGCCTCCGGTTTCTGTTCTGGGGTCTCTAAAGGACCCTCCCAGCCGGCTTAAGAAGTTCCACACAATTGTTCCTCCATCCACAGCACCTGGCTCTGCTGGGGACTCTCCCTCTAGCACACCCTCTAAACTGCGCACTGGCATTGACATGCCATTGCTGGCCTCTTTTCGGGCCCTGCACATGACGTCAGGTACAGGGGCAACTGGCTCTAGCCAACAGGCCTCAGGTAGCAGAGGCCAGCGTGGACCTAGTGGGGCTGGCTCTGGGTCAAGCGGAGGAGCGGCCTCTGCCTTTCCCTTTGGACCATACTCTTCCTCTGGTTCACCCTCATCTAGTACGGCCCAGCTACACCCACAGCCACAGCATCAACAGCCATTTCGCTCCAGCACCCCACCTCCCTCAAACCTCTTCCACCAAGGATCTACAGGTGGAAGCACAGGGTCAGGAATAAGTGGAGGGGCAGTTGGAGCCTGTGGTGGTGCTACAGGGTGGTCTTCAGCTGGAGCGGTCGGAGGGTCTGTGGAAGGAGCTACAGGAGGAGACACTGCTTGGGCTGGAGAGGACTTTACAACTGGAACGACAGGGCCACTGCCTGGGGGGCATTTTGGGTTGGGAGGAGCTACTGGTGGATCAGTAGTAGAGAGTTCAGTAGAATCCTTGGGAGGGATATCTGAAGGATCAGTCGTTACTGCTTGTAGCACGTTAGCAGGTGGGGCATCAGGTGGAGCTACAGGGGGCATTACCTGCGGGTCAATAGGAGATGCAGCCAGGAGATCAATGGGAGGGACTTCTATAGGATCAATGGGAAGAGTCTCTGGGGGATCAGTGGGTGGGGCTTCTGGAGAATCGCTGGTAGTAACGACTACTGGAGGATCGTTATGGAGGGCTTCAGGTGGATCAATGGGAGTGGTTACCGGGGGGTTGACAGTAGGGGCCTCTGGGGGACCACATGGAGGGGTTTCTGGTGATTCTTTGATAGGGAATCCTGGATTGTTGGGAAGGGTTTCTGGTGGAGCCACAACTAGCCATATAGGAGGAGGTTTGAGTGGGCCAGGGGGAGGGGTGATTGGAGGACATATTGGCAGAGCATCAGGAGGGGCAGTTGGGAGCCATTTAGGAGGGTCTACAGCTTGTCCTGAAGAAGGATCTTCTGCTGGAATTACAGCTGGACTTCTTAGTTCCTCCCGTTGTCAGAGTCCTATATCTACCGTCTCATCCAGCCCTATGCCTGGTCAGTTTCTGCATAGCCAGCCACCTCCCAAGCCTCCTCAGGTGGCTCCTTTGCAGCAGTTTGCCGGGGGAGGCAGGACTACCAGTGGCTTAAACCTCTTCCATTCCCCTCCACATGGCTCCCCATCCTCTAGCAGAGGACAGCACAGCCAGCAGCCTGCTGAGGGCTCCCCATCTTCCCTCAGCCATTTTAGCCTAGCAGGCCTCCAGTCTAGCTTACTGCCTCACCAGATGTCCCTGGAGAGATCTGCCCTGGCCTCCCTGGCCCAGTACGGTTCAGCAAACGCCTCCCCCTGCCTTACCCCGGTGGCTCCCAGCCCTACTGTTCAAAGCCCAGTGGCAGGCAGGACTTTCCTCTACAGCAACCCATCGAGTGCCACAGGATCCCACAGTTCTCTGCTCATGCCTCAGTCTTCTCTCCCTTCACAGCCTCACAGCCAGCCACACACAACAGGAAGAGATTCTCCGCTGGGCCGCTTTTCTGAGGACCTAAAGCTTTTATCCAGCTCCCACTCATCTCTGCCCCAGGAAGTGGCCCAGGCCTTAGGCCACCATACTGCTCGCTCCTCTGTTGAACCAGGATATTACCCCTCACCCTTTTCCTCACCCACTCTTGCCCCCAAAGTCTGTAGCTCAGTGCCAGGGCGAATGACTCCTCCAATTCACATATCTCCGGGGCACCCTCACCAGACTCAGTCCCCTGTAGCCGCCCCGGCCTTGCCTCTAAGGAGGGCCTCTGCTGCCTACTCATCAGATCTAGAACCTCAAACTGTCCGCTCTAAACTCCCTTCCAATTTGTAGGGATTGATCACACCCTCCTGTGCTCCTCCAAACTGAAACACACTCAAACTATCTCCATGTGTGGCATTCTTTTCTTTTGATCCTCAGCCTTCACTGTGTTCAACCTCTCATTTTACCAAGATCTTAAACATTACTGTGATTTAAAAGACACTTTACCGAGTAACTCAGAGCTCTAGAATACTCTATatttgttttatgctttttcctcttttttattcatacatactgtatatagatagagatatatttAAATGATAAGTTAATCAAGGGAATAGGAGGGTGTGaaaaaagattttaatttaaaggaCAATGGTTTTCTTTATTTCTATAACTATGCTAAATTCATCTGGTGATGTTTGGGGAGACAATTCATTGGACTACAAAATAATACTCTTTTTCTGCAGGAACCTATGCACTAATACCTGCATGTGTATAGATG
This sequence is a window from Perca flavescens isolate YP-PL-M2 chromosome 1, PFLA_1.0, whole genome shotgun sequence. Protein-coding genes within it:
- the hcn4 gene encoding potassium/sodium hyperpolarization-activated cyclic nucleotide-gated channel 1, which codes for MDRLHSSMRKRLYSLPQHIGQKASIMGEGEDDADKDTRRKSLRMKPLPSPSPTSGGSCKGIGETKNGESVIMETDMGRQTKTSSNGDCRRFRGSLSSITSRHVHDSDSAEQRRLITEGDVTPSEESPPGAIGDGPPDQGAQGASGGGGTQKDSPDQQPGFIKLDGIDQILPEDERLYQAGFIHRQFGAMLQPGVNKFSLRMFGSEKAVEREQERVKSAGFWIIHPYSDFRFYWDLTMLLLMVGNLIIIPVGITFFKDEHTPPWIVFNVVSDTFFLMDLVLNFRTGIVKEDNTEIILDPQQIKIKYLRSWFVVDFISSIPVDYIFLIVETRIDSDFYKTARALRIVRFTKILSLLRLLRLSRLIRYIHQWEEIFHMTYDLASAMVRIVNLIGMMLLLCHWDGCLQFLVPMLQDFPADCWVSKNKMVNDTWGQQYSYALFKAMSHMLCIGYGMYPPVGMTDVWLTILSMIVGATCYAMFVGHATALIQSLDSSRRQYQEKYKQVEQYMSFHKLPADMRQRIHDYYEHRFQGKMFDEESILGELNEPLREEIVNFNCRKLVASMPLFANADPNFVTSMLTKLKFEVFQPGDYIIREGTIGQKMYFIQHGVVSVLTKGNKETKLSDGSYFGEICLLTRGRRTASVRADTYCRLYSLSVDNFNEVLEEYPMMRRAFETVAVDRLDRIGKKNSILQHKVQHDLSSGELNYQENEIIQQIVQHDRDMAHCAHLLQNAPLQTPPSPTPVIWAPLIQAPLQAAATTTSVAIALTHHPHLPQTLFRPPVSVLGSLKDPPSRLKKFHTIVPPSTAPGSAGDSPSSTPSKLRTGIDMPLLASFRALHMTSGTGATGSSQQASGSRGQRGPSGAGSGSSGGAASAFPFGPYSSSGSPSSSTAQLHPQPQHQQPFRSSTPPPSNLFHQGSTGGSTGSGISGGAVGACGGATGWSSAGAVGGSVEGATGGDTAWAGEDFTTGTTGPLPGGHFGLGGATGGSVVESSVESLGGISEGSVVTACSTLAGGASGGATGGITCGSIGDAARRSMGGTSIGSMGRVSGGSVGGASGESLVVTTTGGSLWRASGGSMGVVTGGLTVGASGGPHGGVSGDSLIGNPGLLGRVSGGATTSHIGGGLSGPGGGVIGGHIGRASGGAVGSHLGGSTACPEEGSSAGITAGLLSSSRCQSPISTVSSSPMPGQFLHSQPPPKPPQVAPLQQFAGGGRTTSGLNLFHSPPHGSPSSSRGQHSQQPAEGSPSSLSHFSLAGLQSSLLPHQMSLERSALASLAQYGSANASPCLTPVAPSPTVQSPVAGRTFLYSNPSSATGSHSSLLMPQSSLPSQPHSQPHTTGRDSPLGRFSEDLKLLSSSHSSLPQEVAQALGHHTARSSVEPGYYPSPFSSPTLAPKVCSSVPGRMTPPIHISPGHPHQTQSPVAAPALPLRRASAAYSSDLEPQTVRSKLPSNL